A portion of the Cololabis saira isolate AMF1-May2022 chromosome 17, fColSai1.1, whole genome shotgun sequence genome contains these proteins:
- the LOC133463770 gene encoding uncharacterized protein LOC133463770, whose product MNFLSDALGNDGIAKIAGAKVGEMVEDTLKKALGGDDKKEAEKGGAEGSGEGGFGLGDALSLVGGKKEEDKGGFGIGDALSLVGGKKEEDKGGFGIGDALSLVGGKKEESGGGGGLDVKNGLGGLFG is encoded by the exons ATGAACTTCCTGTCGGACGCGCTGGGAAACGACGGCATCGCCAAGATCGCGGGGGCCAAAGTCG GTGAGATGGTGGAGGACACCCTGAAGAAAGCTCTGGGTGGAGACGACAAGAAGGAGGCGGAGAAGGGCGGAGCCGAGGGCTCCGGAGAGGGCGGGTTCGGCCTCGGAGACGCCCTCTCATTGGTCggagggaagaaggaggagGACAAGGGCGGGTTCGGCATCGGCGACGCCCTCTCATTGGTCggagggaagaaggaggagGACAAGGGCGGGTTCGGCATCGGCGACGCCCTCTCATTGGTCggagggaagaaggaggagagcggaggaggaggag GGCTGGATGTGAAGAACGGTCTGGGAGGACTGTTCGGGTag